The Lemur catta isolate mLemCat1 chromosome 17, mLemCat1.pri, whole genome shotgun sequence genome segment GCACTCCCAAGGCCGGCTGAGTCAAACATAGCCATGGGGTGCCTGCTCTGCCCAGGACAACTATGCTTAGTATTATGTGACCCTCCTCCCAGATCACAGAATTGGGTTAGGGGCAGGTGACCGGAGGTATGAAGTGAAAAGGTGTGCTGGGCCTGGCATTTGGGAACTGGAAGGAGTGACAGAGGCGATTTGGACAGAGGAAGTGGCAGAGGGCTGAAAACACAGACAAAAGCTGGAGAGGCCTCCGGGGCACAGGGGAGCATGGACTGCATTCTAAACTGGTGCAAAAATGGCAAAGTCAAGGTGAGGCAGCTGCCTGGTGGGAGAAGCCACAGATGTGGACAAGAGCTTCTGTACTTGGCAGGGGAAGGACAGAGGTAGAATCCTGTGCCCTGGGGAGCTGGCAGGGGCAGGGATCCACACCCTCAGCTTCACTGGGAGGCCACTGGGGCCTCTCTCTGTGCCTAGGGGCAAGGCTGGCGACCCTGCCTCAGCTCCTTGCAGAAATCTGAGGAGAGGAACCACAGGAGTGGGCTCAGAGCCTACCCACTGCATGTGGGGTCCCTCCTCCAGCTCCAAGGGCATCGCTGGAGATGGGCTCCTGGCAGCCGGTAGCAGCACCAGGCCAGGCCGGCCCCagggagcagaggcagcaggaagcTAAGGAGCATGGCTGGCAGGAAGGCGTCACGGCCTGCGGAGGACAGGGTGGGCTGAGTCCTGGGCAGGTGCATCAACCTggccccacctgcctgcctgcccctgaTTGGCTCACTTTCAAGCTGCACAGGGCTGCTGTCCAAGCTGCCACCAAAGCCCGGCTTGTCACAGAAGGGTGGAGCCCAGCCTGGAGCACAGTGGCAGTTATGGTTGCTATTACAAACCtgcagaggagaagagaagggaaggagggtcgaGTAGGATCAGGGAGCCCACCCCTTGGGCTACTCACCCCATGGCCGTGGCAGGTGGTCAGGCAGCGCTCCAGCTCCTGGAAGGTCGTGTTCTGGCAGCGCCTGTCCTGGCACACCTGTGGGCAGGCAGCACTGGGCAGTGACGGGGCACTCTGGCCTGTGGCACTCAAGTGGCAAggagggggcaggtgggcagggctcaCCATTCTAGGTCCACACTGCGTGCCCGGCTCTACAAGGCCCATGTCAAGGAGGTCCAGCTGGGCAGCATGGAGTACAAGGACTCCCCGGCAAGTCACCTCGCTGCCGTCTAGGTGAATGGTGGAGTCCACCGGCACCGTGTATGGTACAAGTGGGCTCTGCTCTCCACCCTGGCACTGCAGCTTCCCACACGGAGTATCCCTGGGGACGAAGTGGGGGTTGGTCACAGCCTGCAGTGTCCCCCCTTTTTCCTCACTGCCCAGCTTCTGCTCCCTCCGTTCCACTCCCCACCTCTGTGCACAAGGCACGAAGTGGCCCTCACTGTCCTGGCCACAGTTCCCATGAGCGTCTCCTGCACAGTTCACCAGCTGGAAACAGGCCTCCGGGGCCGGGCGGGAACCTGAGGAAGCATGGGCTGAGCTGGGGGCagcccaggcaggcaggggctgtgaTCCCGCGGGCCTCAGTTCCCCCTGCCCCTCTTCCCACAGGGGAAAACCGGAGGATGGGGGCAGGGTGCAAGGGCACTCCTGTCCTCTCACCAGGGCCCCAGAGCTGCTGGCACTGCTGCTCAAGCGTGGGACACGCGCCATCCCTGCAGTAGCCACGGCCCCTGGCGCAGGGCGAGCCGTCTAGTAGATAAATGTCCCGGGGGCAATTGGGGGAGGCGCCCGTGCAGAACTCAGGAAGGTCACAGTCCCCTGCAGCCTGGCGGCACAGCACACCTGTTGGCTTCAGCTGTGCAGGTGACCCGGAGCGGTGCGAGGAGGACAAAGAGACAATGGACAGTGAGAGATTCACTCCCAGAGCGCGTCTCAGAGGTGGGGGAGCTGGGCCGCAGGGCCCAGTGGACCCACGCACAGAGCAGAGCCAGCACCCAGCAGGGAGACCGGAGGTCTCCAATCAGCCAAGGCCACCACAGGCCGACTCCCAAGCGCCCGCAGCCCTCACCACAAGCCTTCCATGCCCTCACCAGGCAGCGCGTGCAGCAGTCCCCGTGGGCACACTGGGCCCCCGCGCGCAGAGAGCAATTGTGAGAGAAGCAGCAGAGGTCCCAGCACTCCTGCAGCCAGAAAGGCGAGGGGGGACCACGTGAGGGCGCTGTGCCCCAGACCTCCGGGCAGAGGGCGAGCGGGGACCCTCCTCGGACCTCCGGGCCCCAGCAAGCCCACCTGACCTGGCTGGGGCCGCAGTCGCACTCCTCGCCGGCCTCCACGAAGCCGTTCCCGCAGCGCGCCGGCGGCACCAGCAGCCCGGGCTCCGGGGCATTGAAGAGGCACGCGCCGCCCCCCTTGCGGAAGAAGGCGCGCAGCTGGCGGCGGCTGCAGGCGCTGAACACGCGCGGGAACGGGTGCCTACGGACGCGGGGAGGGCGTCGGGCGTGCGGGGACCGCCCCCGAAACCCCGCTCGTCTCTGATCCCCACCCCTGGGCGTGGCCACACAGCCTCTAGATGCGCCGGCGCCGCCTGAGCGGCGGGAGGCTCGAATGCTCCAGAGGAGCAGTGACTGGCGAAAAGTCACACGGAGAGGCGGGAGGGTGTGACGCCAAAAGTCGGCAGCCCAGGACCCAAGGTGGACCAGCGACCCAGCGGTGCAACTCCCGAGGTAGGAGTAACCTTGATAGGTTGTTCGGAAAATAATCTGCATACTCTTGAGAATCCACTTTACGGCGTTCCCTCCGTTTAAGCCTCATAAACGAGCCTAAGATCGGATACTgctatcatcatccccatttcacagaagaggaaactgagagatAACCAGAGAAACACAGCCGAGGGGGCCCCCCGGGTCCAGCGGCGGGTCCCCGCATCCCCCGCCCCGCGCGTACCCCGTGGCCGCCGCCATCACGCAGCCGCCCTGCTCGGCCGCGGCCTCCACGCAGCAGCCGTCGGGGTCGTGGCTGAGGCCCAGGCTGTGGCCTATCTCGTGGGCCACGGTGGCTGCGGCGCCAATGGGGAGCTCCGAGTGGTCCTGGGAGGGCGCGGGGCGCGGTCAGTGCGGGCGGCGAGCCCTCCCCCTTGGCTCCGTCCCCGGCCCGCGGGCTCACCGTGCTCACGCCTCCGGAGCTCTCGGCGCGGCACATGCCCTCGACGGGCGCCAGTCCCACGGTGTCGCCCCGGAAGGCGCGGCCCCTGCGGGCGGAGCGCGGAGTGACCGGGCGGGGTCGGGAGTCGAGGCCGCCCGGCCCGGGACCCGCGTGCGGGTCAGAGGCACGCACGTGAGCAGCTGCGCCGAGTCGTGTGGCCGCCGCGCCCACAGCCCCCGGCGCCACTGCAGGAAGGCCCAGAGCGTGGCGTTGGCGTCCGGCGTGACGCGGCTGCGGTCCCTCTCGGTCCACACTTCCAGGCCGCTCAGCACCACCTGAATGTCCAGAGTCCTGAGGATCTGTGGGCGGGAGGGGCTGAAGCCGGGGCCAGGCGCCCCGCCGAGCGTGGGCTCCTGCGCGGGGGcgcccctctcctctccctgagCCCGCCGCTGCCGCGTCACCCGCGttcctgctctctcctccccacccccaacctggtCCACATAGTTGGCGACCTCCAGGAGACGCTGTTTGGTGCGGTTCAGGTTCCTTTGCTGGGTCAAGAACTGGGAGGGCAGAAAGACCGTGGCGTGAGGGGCTGAGCTGGCCCATCCCGGACCCGCCGCCCGCCTGGGGTCTCCCCTCACCAGGGTGTGGTCAGCCACTAGGTACAGCTCCAGGTACCTCGGGCTCCTGCCGGCCTCACGCCTGTCCTGCGCAGGGGCAGATGGAGACCCTGAGTCGCAGGCTGCTGGGCTGAGCCCTCACCACCAACCCCAATTCTCAGAGAgaacagttttaaaatgttattagaaCTTGTTTCTTCAGCCTTGGATAAAAGTATCTGTCCAGAAGGGGGAACTAGGAATTCCTGTCTCTTAGGATTTGGAGGGCTATGGATACTgccttcccactcccaccccgtGCAAGCCCCTGACCCTGCTCTGCGGAGCACGAGGAAGGCTGGCCATGCCCCTTTTGTCCCCAGGGTCCCTGTGGCCACAGTGCCCTTTCCAGGTAAGCAGCTGCTCAGTCCGGAAGATCTTGTGCGTTGAGGAGTCCTTGGAGTCCCCAGGTGGCAGGGGGCGCAGATAATAGCTGGCATTGCTGCTGAGCGCGATGAGGCCGCTAGGGTGCAGAGGGCCAGAGGGCTGTGAGGGagctcctccccatccccaggccagcccctcccccagaaCTCCTCACCTCATCCCAGAGCAGGTGCTGAGGACCACCCAAGAAGCAGGGAAGCCCCTCACTCGCCCATGGTAGTGGCAATGATCCTGGAGAGAAAGACACCCAGCCCCAAGTCTCAGCCAGGGCTGAagcgggaggggcaggagggagggtttGGTGGGGGGGCTGGCTCCAACCTCTCCCTAGGAACAGAAGCAGGAAAGTGGGGTAGGAATGGAGGGGGTGCATCCCCCAGCACCCCTCACCCTGACCTCAGAGCCCACAGGGGTATCTCACCGTATGGCTGGGGACCAGCACCACCGGCTGCCCATCTGGGCTGTAGTGGGTTTCTGTGTATCCAGGGGCCAGCAGCCTGCTGGGAGGGAGTGTTACAGGAATCACCTAagcagccctgcctcctccaggatgCCTTCCAGCCTTCCTCCCCGATGCTAATTGAGCAGCTCTGTGAGTGAGGCACCAAGGGTGTGCCCTAGGGAAGGAGCTCTGTGTCTCGCTCAGCTCAGAAACACTTTGAGCTGGAAGGAGACAGGTGAAGGTCAGGAAGGAGCCATGGTGATGGCCTAGGTggtgggggtgaggctggggggGAAGTATGGGAGGCACCAGGGAGGAGCAGAGCTAGGGGAAGGGTTTGTGGTCCCTGTGGGGCCTGCAGCAGCGTCAGGAGGGAGGATTCAAGGGGCACTGCTGAGGGGCGGGACTTGCAGCCAAGGAAGTGTGGTGAGCCCCGATTACCCTGCCTGTGGCCTGCCCTTGTCTGGTCAACCCTCTGGCTCCTCCCACCACAGATCCTTTAAATTATCTCCGCAGGCCCCTAGACCCCACGTGCCTCCCACCTGTCATTCAATGATGCCCACCCCCTGCTTCCAGAGAAAACAGAATCCCTGCCTGCCCACACCTGCTCCTGCAATGCCCACCTGAGCAGggatcccctcccccaccttctccAGACCCCGCTTGAGTAATGACCCCATCTTCCAGCTCCATCTCACCAGGATCCTTCCCACTGGGACAGATCAACCATTAATCAATCtctcttctttaaagaaaatcatgaaCCAGCCTCACCTTGGCCTCTTTACCTCCAGACCACCCCCCAAACCTGTAACACCTGCTTCTCTACCTCCCTGTCATTCCTCACCTGCTCCAGCTCTGCTCCCCCACTGCACACACTCATGCCACCTTAGGAGGTAGGTGATGTGATCACCCCGTTGAAAGGGTAGGGGCATCGAACCCCAGAGAAACAGTGGTTAGGCATGATGGACCTAGAGTTTGTTCCTGGTCCACCTGACTCCATGGGGAGAATGAAATACATGTgtagtgcttagaacagtgcctgcgaTGAAACAAGCACTTGGTAAGCGGCACTATTGATAATATGGTCTGACAGCTTCAAAATCCCATACTCCATCTTAGACACCACTTGACCCAGCCCAGGGCTCTAGCCTGAGCACAGCTCTGCCTGTTCACTCACTAGCTCAGCGTCTTTGGCTCTACACCATCCAGGACCCTCAGCACTAAAATGGCCTTCTATGATCTGGCCCTACTGGGACCCCCCAGATTCATTtcccctgctcccttccctggGGTGGAAACCTTCCAGGCAAGCTAGACAAATTCTCACCCCCAATATAGTCGGCGCCCATTTGTCCCTGCCGTTCCCTCAGCCTGGAGTGCCGTCCCATTGTTGGAATCTCCTCTGGGATTCTTTTAACTTGGCATATCCCGCAAAAGGGAGCTGACAAATGCTCCTGGGGTTGGGACGAGGGATGTACCCACAGCAGGGGTGACCCAGCCTCAGCTGTCCACTTCAGCCTCCAGGGGGCCAGCGGCAGGCCTGCATGACTCTCTCTGCCACTTGCACCCCTCCTGGGGCCCTCTCCCCTTCAGCTTCCCTCACCGGTCCATGTCAGTCCCTGCACCCCAGCACCAACCCCCTCCAGGGAGGTCTGTCCTgggctcccagccccaccccagcctggcacTCACTGCTTCTTCTCCAGCTCAAGCACCAGCTCCTGGCCTTCAGCCTCCAAGGCCACCAGCCCCAAGTCTGGCTTCGAGACCTGTGCGAGAAGGAGTGCAGGGTTGGGATGCATGTGCCTCCAGGCTCCTGTCTGCCAGGGAGCTGGCAAGGAAGTTCGTGGGGAGAACATGGGCTAGGGCAGGGACAGCAGCCCCTACCATGTGTCATGGAGGGGTGCGGGGGAGAGAGCATGCAGATAGAGGTGTTCCCAAACTCAGGATGTTTGTCATTCTGAAAACAACGGCTTGAAAGTGCCAAAGCAGAGTCCAACAGGTGCACGCGACATCCTCCCCAGAGACTGCGGTCCCAGAAAGGTGCCCTGCCTTGTCCATGGTGACTGGGCCCTACCCTGGCCTGCCCTCTTCTTTCAGGCCCAGAAGGGGCTTGCAAGGCAGGGAAGCAGCGGGGTCCTGAGGACACCATGGGGGCATTGGGCAGCCACAGCTTGGGtgtcttcccagcctctggcagctgGGGCTTATTTCTATATCTCGCTGCCCCGCATTCCCTAGGGAACTCGCTGCACTTGATCCCTCTGCCTCAGATTCCGGGGAACTGCCCCCTCCAGTAGCTTTCCTCGGCCTCCCGAAACCCCCTTCCCAGCAGCTTCACTGAGCTCCGGCAGGAAATATGGACCCCATCCCCGGCCAAGAGGAGGTGCCAGATCTCGGCCTGCTGTCAGGGGCTGTGGAGACCCCCATGCGCCCCTTGTCTACTCAGCCTGGCTGGGAGCCCAGAGTCGGAGCGGCCCGGGAGCTTCCTGGAAGGCTGCTGTGTCTTTGGAATGTCTTCTCCACCCTAGGCCCTCCCCTTTTATCCCAAAATGCACTGGGCTGGGACCCTGGCCAAGGGGCTCAGAGTCTTGGGGGCGGCCCTTCCTCCACAGGTGGGGAGCAGACAGCCCTTGCCTCCCCAGCCACAGGCCCCACAAGGCCCCAAGCATGAGCTCATGTGGCTGGAATGCCACTTGCTTTATTGGGGAAAGGTCTGCGCTGGGACAAAGGCAGTGGCCCAGATGGGAGACCACACTCGAGGCCCCTGTCCCCCTGCAGACCCTGCTGTCTTCCCTTCTTGCCCTCCTGTTGTCCTTGCCCCTCAATATGTACCCCATCCCATCTAGAAGTGTGAGTGTTTCCTGCCTGTTGGAGGGGACACTGCCTCTACTCTGTGTCCTGTCCGTGTCTTCCTGGGGGTAGAGGCCCccagtgggggaggcagggccacTCTGGGATTGCCCTCGTGGTCATGGCTCAGGCCAGAGGGAGAGCGAGCCCACAGTCGGAGTGATCCCAGTGTGTGCCCAGCCTTCCCTCTGCTGGGGATGTGGGGGAAACAATCTCAAAGCTCGTGGGCCAGTGCTCCGCCAGTTGAAAGGGGGCTCTGAGGGTCTGTGGGTCCCCAGGGAGTTTGGGAGCTGCTGGGCCTCTGGGAGCCTCCCAGCCTCATGACAGTGCTTTCCTGTCTTCCCCTCACTGGTCTTGGACAGTGGGGCTGTCCTCTCTTGCCTGGAAATCCAGAACAAAGAGGGCTCTCCAGGCTTGGCAAGGGGTTTGGCCAATGTTTGAAAGTCTTCCAGCCCCAGGACCCCGGGCTAAAGAGCTATGTGACCGTGGGCGATTTCCCCatcctctctgggcttcagtttgcCCCTCTGTGAAATGGGCCTATTGAAGTCACTGGCTTCTTAGTTTGCAGCACAGATGTTGTGGCACAAACAGATGGGGTGTGACTATTCTAGAAGCATGTGATAGGCAGGAGTTGAGAAGAGGCCAGGGCAGATCGTCCTGGAGAAGCAAAATGGGGTGGGCTTACATCTGGGGGGCACCAATAAAGTGACCACTGTCCCCGTGCCCAGAAGTGGAGTCTGCATTAGTCAGTGAGGCTGAAGTTTCAGGGCCCTGAGTGGCAGGGCCCTGAGAAGGACAGCAATGTGTCCACAGGGAGGGTCCCATGTTCTGGGAAACTTTGCAAAAGGAAGATATTTTGGTGCTTTCTTAGAGAGGCTCCTGAAAAGCTTCAGACCCCACAAACCCTGGACTCCTTtgcctggtgggggtgggggtagccCGGATAAtccagggaggaagggaaaggggggAGGTGGGGTGAAGGACACCGAAAATGACTTCCATGTGTGCAGGCTCACATGATCTAGATGTCCAGCTCCCCACATCCCTCACCTGCCAACCCAGAGGGGCCTAAAGGAGTTGTGACACAGTGGTTCTGGAAATCCCAGCAAAACCACCATGCTGCAATTTAGGGAGGGGCAAAAGGCCTGGGAGGCCCGGGTGATGTAACACTGACCCGCTCCTCCGGGGTGACCATGTGCCAGCGTTGTCCATCCAGGACCCAGTGGGGGATGACTGGTTTTCCAGGGGTGTTTCCTGTGGTGAGGACAGAGCACAGGGTGAAGGGGACATGAGGGACATGGGGAGTGGGGGACAGCAGGGAGGAACGGGAAGCCTTGAGGGACAGACTCCATCCTCAGTGCTTGTAGGCTCAGCCTGGAGAAGGGTGGGCACCCATGGGGCATCTTTGGAACTGAGGAGCCACCAGGGAGGTGGcagaagagagacagaggagcCTGGGAAGGGACAGTTCAGCTGGGGATGCAGGAGCCACCTGACCTTTGGGAGAGGGCAGGCTTGGGGTCAGAGTTCACAGAAAAGAGGCCAAGGCCCCCAgtgcagaggggaagggaagagggaggcagcCTCGGTATTTTTAGACTGGGCAGCAAATGCCTTTAGGATGAGAGATCCGTGAAGAGAGGATGACTGTGTCTCCCCACCAGCTGAGAAAAACAACAGCCAGATGTCTTGGGAGGTCCACCTTGCCCAGAGCTCCCCTGGGGTCTTCTTCCGGGTGGCAGGGTTCCCTGGACCCTGGCCCAGAAGTCCCCCTGACCATGTCTTCAAGATGAGGCTGGAGGATGTGCTTCCAGGCCAGGTCGGGCCGGGTGTGCCTAAGGGGGCTCTAGGAGGAATCCCAGAGCCAAGCATTACTCAGAGGGCGCCTGGAACCCTGGAACGCTCCCCTGGAATGCTCCTGGCCCAGCAGCTCTCAGCAGCCCTGCCCCGAAGGCGCCTGctgccagccctccctcccctctgggaCTCAGTCCCTCTGCAAGCCCAGCTCCCAGAACAGACAGCCCCCGGGGccacccagccctggcccccgACCCTGCCCAGGCTGATGGTTGCCATGCTGCTGGGTCACCCagctccttttttcttctctcccagaCTGGTGCCTCGGAGTCAAAGCCCTGGGATGGCAGCAGTTGCAGGAGCCCCTTCCCCGCCAAAGCGCTCCTTGACTGGCTGAGCGAGTTGCCATCAGGCAGACCCTGGGAAAGGAGGCTGAAGGGGCCGGTGTGGGGAGGGGtctgagtggggctggggggaggagggggaggtctCTCAGCCCAGAGAGGACTTAACTCGGGGTGGAGAGCCCGGCCTTGCTGGTTCCAGGCCTGTAAGGGTGGGGAGAGGCAAGGGTGGGCccgtgtgggggtggggtgggtgttCTCCACTGGCACCCTGATGAGGAAGAGGCAGGCAGAGCCGGCTCTGGTGACTGGGTGGATGGGAGTGGAAACCTAGGGAGCCCCTCTCTCCCAGGGGTCCCATcaccctccctggccccaggctTGCGCTCTGAGGGGAGTGAGCCAGGGAATGCCTAGGGTCTTTCCCCAAGGCATGAGTACTGTCATCCCTCCCCCTTGGGGGAACGGAGCAGGACCCTGTACCTGTCAGGTCCTCAGCACAGTTCTGTGGACGCCACAGCCCCCAggctgccccacccagccctttGTGCCTCCTCCGTGGTtaccctccctgtcccctggccAGGCACTTGATGTACAGGACTCGATAATCCTCCCACCCACTTGCCGAGGCTGCTGTTTCCAGCCCATCTGACAGAGGGTTTGCAGAGGTTACATGCAAGAGACCGAGCTGCAGTCATCCCAGGGCACTGCTAAACAGgcaccttctgtttggagaagtCCTTCTCTATCTAACCAAACAAGGCAACAATATAAACAATATACACACTGCCCCAAGGtccggggaggagggagggaggggtgagctGTGAGACCACAGCTAGTTCTGCAGAGCTGAGGGCAGAACTTGGGGGGGACCAGCGGGCATgggggcttccaggaggagggaaCCCCGCCAAGCCCTAAGCGGTGGCGGTACAggggccggcgggggcggggaagTGGTGAGAGCGCGAATCCAGgctcagggccaggcctgggcaaaGGCTGAGAGCGGAAGGGTCGGTGCCCCGAGACTTTGCAGGTGGCGCGGTGGCAGCCGGGCAGAGTATGGGCCAGTCCAGCCCCGAGGCTAGCCCAGGCACAGTTGAGCGTCTCT includes the following:
- the ADAM33 gene encoding disintegrin and metalloproteinase domain-containing protein 33 isoform X8, with amino-acid sequence MGRGSRRARGSPVLLLLLLWPVPGAGVLPGNTPGKPVIPHWVLDGQRWHMVTPEERVSKPDLGLVALEAEGQELVLELEKKHRLLAPGYTETHYSPDGQPVVLVPSHTDHCHYHGRVRGFPASWVVLSTCSGMSGLIALSSNASYYLRPLPPGDSKDSSTHKIFRTEQLLTWKGHCGHRDPGDKRGMASLPRAPQSRDRREAGRSPRYLELYLVADHTLFLTQQRNLNRTKQRLLEVANYVDQVGGGEERAGTRVTRQRRAQGEERGAPAQEPTLGGAPGPGFSPSRPQILRTLDIQVVLSGLEVWTERDRSRVTPDANATLWAFLQWRRGLWARRPHDSAQLLTGRAFRGDTVGLAPVEGMCRAESSGGVSTVSPRAGDGAKGEGSPPALTAPRALPGPLGAPHWRRSHRGPRDRPQPGPQPRPRRLLRGGRGRAGRLRDGGGHGAPVPARVQRLQPPPAARLLPQGGRRVPLQCPGARAAGAAGALRERLRGGRRGVRLRPQPGQECWDLCCFSHNCSLRAGAQCAHGDCCTRCLLKPTGVLCRQAAGDCDLPEFCTGASPNCPRDIYLLDGSPCARGRGYCRDGACPTLEQQCQQLWGPGSRPAPEACFQLVNCAGDAHGNCGQDSEGHFVPCAQRDTPCGKLQCQGGEQSPLVPYTVPVDSTIHLDGSEVTCRGVLVLHAAQLDLLDMGLVEPGTQCGPRMVCQDRRCQNTTFQELERCLTTCHGHGVCNSNHNCHCAPGWAPPFCDKPGFGGSLDSSPVQLESRDAFLPAMLLSFLLPLLPGAGLAWCCYRLPGAHLQRCPWSWRRDPTCSGDHPLGSVHPMELGPTATREPWPLDPENPAGTQQPP
- the ADAM33 gene encoding disintegrin and metalloproteinase domain-containing protein 33 isoform X9; its protein translation is MGRGSRRARGSPVLLLLLLWPVPGAGVLPGNTPGKPVIPHWVLDGQRWHMVTPEERVSKPDLGLVALEAEGQELVLELEKKHRLLAPGYTETHYSPDGQPVVLVPSHTDHCHYHGRVRGFPASWVVLSTCSGMSGLIALSSNASYYLRPLPPGDSKDSSTHKIFRTEQLLTWKGHCGHRDPGDKRGMASLPRAPQSRDRREAGRSPRYLELYLVADHTLFLTQQRNLNRTKQRLLEVANYVDQILRTLDIQVVLSGLEVWTERDRSRVTPDANATLWAFLQWRRGLWARRPHDSAQLLTGRAFRGDTVGLAPVEGMCRAESSGGVSTVSPRAGDGAKGEGSPPALTAPRALPGPLGAPHWRRSHRGPRDRPQPGPQPRPRRLLRGGRGRAGRLRDGGGHGAPVPARVQRLQPPPAARLLPQGGRRVPLQCPGARAAGAAGALRERLRGGRRGVRLRPQPGQECWDLCCFSHNCSLRAGAQCAHGDCCTRCLLKPTGVLCRQAAGDCDLPEFCTGASPNCPRDIYLLDGSPCARGRGYCRDGACPTLEQQCQQLWGPGSRPAPEACFQLVNCAGDAHGNCGQDSEGHFVPCAQRDTPCGKLQCQGGEQSPLVPYTVPVDSTIHLDGSEVTCRGVLVLHAAQLDLLDMGLVEPGTQCGPRMVCQDRRCQNTTFQELERCLTTCHGHGVCNSNHNCHCAPGWAPPFCDKPGFGGSLDSSPVQLESRDAFLPAMLLSFLLPLLPGAGLAWCCYRLPGAHLQRCPWSWRRDPTCSGDHPLGSVHPMELGPTATREPWPLASILHHCSQTLRTLLEPNSLLEKPGPHSPTGAPSRSSPETKILPLVRGGS
- the ADAM33 gene encoding disintegrin and metalloproteinase domain-containing protein 33 isoform X3, whose protein sequence is MGRGSRRARGSPVLLLLLLWPVPGAGVLPGNTPGKPVIPHWVLDGQRWHMVTPEERVSKPDLGLVALEAEGQELVLELEKKHRLLAPGYTETHYSPDGQPVVLVPSHTDHCHYHGRVRGFPASWVVLSTCSGMSGLIALSSNASYYLRPLPPGDSKDSSTHKIFRTEQLLTWKGHCGHRDPGDKRGMASLPRAPQSRDRREAGRSPRYLELYLVADHTLFLTQQRNLNRTKQRLLEVANYVDQVGGGEERAGTRVTRQRRAQGEERGAPAQEPTLGGAPGPGFSPSRPQILRTLDIQVVLSGLEVWTERDRSRVTPDANATLWAFLQWRRGLWARRPHDSAQLLTGRAFRGDTVGLAPVEGMCRAESSGGVSTVSPRAGDGAKGEGSPPALTAPRALPGPLGAPHWRRSHRGPRDRPQPGPQPRPRRLLRGGRGRAGRLRDGGGHGAPVPARVQRLQPPPAARLLPQGGRRVPLQCPGARAAGAAGALRERLRGGRRGVRLRPQPGQECWDLCCFSHNCSLRAGAQCAHGDCCTRCLLKPTGVLCRQAAGDCDLPEFCTGASPNCPRDIYLLDGSPCARGRGYCRDGACPTLEQQCQQLWGPGSRPAPEACFQLVNCAGDAHGNCGQDSEGHFVPCAQRDTPCGKLQCQGGEQSPLVPYTVPVDSTIHLDGSEVTCRGVLVLHAAQLDLLDMGLVEPGTQCGPRMVCQDRRCQNTTFQELERCLTTCHGHGVCNSNHNCHCAPGWAPPFCDKPGFGGSLDSSPVQLESRDAFLPAMLLSFLLPLLPGAGLAWCCYRLPGAHLQRCPWSWRRDPTCSGDHPLGSVHPMELGPTATREPWPLASILHHCSQTLRTLLEPNSLLEKPGPHSPTGAPRSSPETKILPLVRGGS
- the ADAM33 gene encoding disintegrin and metalloproteinase domain-containing protein 33 isoform X5 encodes the protein MGRGSRRARGSPVLLLLLLWPVPGAGVLPGNTPGKPVIPHWVLDGQRWHMVTPEERVSKPDLGLVALEAEGQELVLELEKKHRLLAPGYTETHYSPDGQPVVLVPSHTDHCHYHGRVRGFPASWVVLSTCSGMSGLIALSSNASYYLRPLPPGDSKDSSTHKIFRTEQLLTWKGHCGHRDPGDKRGMASLPRAPQSRDRREAGRSPRYLELYLVADHTLFLTQQRNLNRTKQRLLEVANYVDQVGGGEERAGTRVTRQRRAQGEERGAPAQEPTLGGAPGPGFSPSRPQILRTLDIQVVLSGLEVWTERDRSRVTPDANATLWAFLQWRRGLWARRPHDSAQLLTGRAFRGDTVGLAPVEGMCRAESSGGVSTVSPRAGDGAKGEGSPPALTAPRALPGPLGAPHWRRSHRGPRDRPQPGPQPRPRRLLRGGRGRAGRLRDGGGHGAPVPARVQRLQPPPAARLLPQGGRRVPLQCPGARAAGAAGALRERLRGGRRGVRLRPQPGQECWDLCCFSHNCSLRAGAQCAHGDCCTRCLLKPTGVLCRQAAGDCDLPEFCTGASPNCPRDIYLLDGSPCARGRGYCRDGACPTLEQQCQQLWGPGSRPAPEACFQLVNCAGDAHGNCGQDSEGHFVPCAQRDTPCGKLQCQGGEQSPLVPYTVPVDSTIHLDGSEVTCRGVLVLHAAQLDLLDMGLVEPGTQCGPRMVCQDRRCQNTTFQELERCLTTCHGHGAGLHPSVTSRALVAAWTAALCSLKAVTPSCQPCSLASCCLCSLGPAWPGAATGCQEPISSDALGAGGGTPHAVGTTPWAVFTPWSWAPQPPESPGPWTLRTLLEPNSLLEKPGPHSPTGAPRSSPETKILPLVRGGS
- the ADAM33 gene encoding disintegrin and metalloproteinase domain-containing protein 33 isoform X4, which gives rise to MGRGSRRARGSPVLLLLLLWPVPGAGVLPGNTPGKPVIPHWVLDGQRWHMVTPEERVSKPDLGLVALEAEGQELVLELEKKHRLLAPGYTETHYSPDGQPVVLVPSHTDHCHYHGRVRGFPASWVVLSTCSGMSGLIALSSNASYYLRPLPPGDSKDSSTHKIFRTEQLLTWKGHCGHRDPGDKRGMASLPRAPQSRDRREAGRSPRYLELYLVADHTLFLTQQRNLNRTKQRLLEVANYVDQVGGGEERAGTRVTRQRRAQGEERGAPAQEPTLGGAPGPGFSPSRPQILRTLDIQVVLSGLEVWTERDRSRVTPDANATLWAFLQWRRGLWARRPHDSAQLLTGRAFRGDTVGLAPVEGMCRAESSGGVSTVSPRAGDGAKGEGSPPALTAPRALPGPLGAPHWRRSHRGPRDRPQPGPQPRPRRLLRGGRGRAGRLRDGGGHGAPVPARVQRLQPPPAARLLPQGGRRVPLQCPGARAAGAAGALRERLRGGRRGVRLRPQPGQECWDLCCFSHNCSLRAGAQCAHGDCCTRCLLKPTGVLCRQAAGDCDLPEFCTGASPNCPRDIYLLDGSPCARGRGYCRDGACPTLEQQCQQLWGPGSRPAPEACFQLVNCAGDAHGNCGQDSEGHFVPCAQRDTPCGKLQCQGGEQSPLVPYTVPVDSTIHLDGSEVTCRGVLVLHAAQLDLLDMGLVEPGTQCGPRMVCQDRRCQNTTFQELERCLTTCHGHGAGLHPSVTSRALVAAWTAALCSLKAVTPSCQPCSLASCCLCSLGPAWPGAATGCQEPISSDALGAGGGTPHAVGTTPWAVFTPWSWAPQPPESPGPWTLRTLLEPNSLLEKPGPHSPTGAPSRSSPETKILPLVRGGS